In a single window of the Drosophila subpulchrella strain 33 F10 #4 breed RU33 chromosome X, RU_Dsub_v1.1 Primary Assembly, whole genome shotgun sequence genome:
- the LOC119558349 gene encoding pneumococcal serine-rich repeat protein isoform X8 produces the protein MKYFQNSFRKSRIGDGASDPDSDWTRSNQRWMKLRTTVQISSAIQKKPPLKREDSFLKRFSTRQIPETQETVEDTGSESASGDVEKSVKRRRRYLQKRRSVVNPDENFYFYWLMMLTVCVLYNLWTLIVRQSFPELQQSVPTFWLVCDSMTDVVFILDIIVQLRTGYLEQGLMVYDDRKLACHYVHSRDFIFDMIALIPLDLLQLKMGTHPLLRFTRFFKVYRSVRFYYIVESRTVWPNLWRVVNLIHILLILAHWFGCFYFLLSEAEGFQGDWVYPYRPGDYATLTRKYLGSLYWSTLTLTTIGDLPTPETNAEPNFSVDGPRSIPRRGIKSRLLQFGSSYGYIFTIVSYLIGVFIFATIVGQVGNVITNRNANRLEFERLLDGAKTYMRHHKVPGGMKRRVLRWYDYSWSRGRIQGGGDINTALGLLPDKLKTELALHVNLSVLKKVTIFQECQPEFLHDLVLKMKAYIFTPGDSICRKGEVAREMFIIADGILEVLSETGKVLTTMKAGDFFGEIGILNLDGLNKRTADVRSVGYSELFSLSREDVLAAMKDYPDAQEILQTLGRKRLMEVRCVNKKYAKAQSDKEAAAYAAAHPHHHPAHHQGQVHQSDSSENSASKKIVDKLKHDVKGFRNVLKKSRTSRKSDESLEMQPLHNTSPRGSKILLKRMSRVRSDEKDADSAEAKDELHDKTPSPIGAGLPLLQRLRLLKEKQDREERAVKSTPPQKSPPHSHVTCTLSPQESIQEEPEREFSEGFPLIQRLQQLKIKNEPQANAAEPGVVMVNTPPNISSKIDSHFGASQGVGSVPGLNGGGISAPGQSLTVAQIKPIMKVSFKQKIQQLQGGGAASSSPGPSTGAIAKKEPPKSLALVAKHATSDDPVATAGVGLGAGSGIATISKRVVKPAHRMATPLQSDTDTDGTPIKPWSKLKLATLMSSSYTSLTNCSPDDLASPLKNYSLSNIPQQMETHTRPRHHSARSSSRSPRHGHGHGHHHHHHHQGQSLGQGPSSTSTTGSSPGQVNQLASSAAKRDCLRLQKPEQHLPDGELTELGGNGRRKLYQSVFDLSPEYCGLPFVKRLKILNERQKLAELERALQTRSFSLDCSKSGPDSKVPISESLYRCYSDTSGIYSQFLSTYESTTSSTSISTNTSASASASASASASASDSNSRQLQYVPLPLSPESNETMERRKLKSILKKLQMGGGQEEEAGSKVNASGTTKKGQGLPAEPTLEGPPASAKEELESPFGGAAAIGSVNNKNNGCGTGNGNGTGTSTATINDNSANASNSISRPNNSAYASCPPPAVAFPFPVPVPVTVPIAPASGAVPLPLGSEAANVWSPTLTLVTPTNSPQESFAFPAQLQREGELGGHGNGNGRGLVGGVGSASAVGASASASASASTSASYVVECSSSSNQILHAQSTTDLNLNLQLRQNTTSATMGGTGPGPRLEGFPEAQDYFNQILSGINHVIKTHMNEMHSKFETQFSSMAGEVRRRDAIIAQLQLKLRSIEAKSSGPVASTSASSSALVLPLSRRHKREKMSQLSVDDDEPPEEDNSSSGSSAELLFMRGDSLDTVFTSSPPIQGGRRSISPGPSRHHAASANALNCPSSYYGGPGSLSSRHAQSHPSFYSGQGNGRSGRSSGYREWSGGADSLGSGSGSSSAVMVADVTGNLARLSDSVILDIGESSSSSSSSSKINIADVDDDEEEEEDPAARHPREEEDVDDDGGGGGGGRSASHNDWEVRMLAAEMERQERKRGHSLSDNLGELKHCSTFLRRRRKFSDTETEFSETDMEEQLARSGSGSMDPSGSTVASGSGAGGSTSTSAGHPSGSQRPRASSLDQFNLRYGIGRGIFKAMSIDRDKDKL, from the exons GACACGATCGAACCAGCGCTGGATGAAGCTGCGCACCACCGTGCAGATCTCATCGGCGATACAGAAGAAACCACCGCTCAAGCGCGAAGACTCCTTCCTGAAGCGTTTCTCGACAAGACAGATACCCGAAACACAG GAAACTGTTGAAGATACGGGTTCAGAAAGTGCCTCTGGTGACGTCGAAAAGAGTGTTAAACGACGACGACGCTATCTGCAGAAACGACGATCTGTTGTTAATCCAGATGAAAATTTTTACTTCTATTGGTTAATGATGTTAACTGTATGTGTTCTGTATAATCTATGGACCCTAATTGTGAGGCAGAGCTTTCCTGAACTGCAG CAATCTGTGCCCACGTTCTGGCTCGTCTGCGATTCGATGACAGATGTTGTATTTATCTTAGATATAATAGTTCAATTACGCACAGGCTATCTGGAGCAGGGCCTAATG GTATACGATGACAGGAAGCTGGCCTGCCACTATGTTCACTCGCGCGACTTTATCTTCGATATGATAGCGCTGATACCATTGGATCTGCTGCAGCTCAAGATGGGCACACATCCGCTCTTGCGTTTTACGCGCTTTTTTAAA GTTTATCGATCTGTGAGATTTTATTACATCGTAGAAAGTAGAACAGTTTGGCCAAATTTATGGCGCGTTGTTAACCTAATTCATATCCTGTTAATACTGGCACACTGGTTCGGTTGTTTCTATTTTTTACTCTCCGAGGCGGAGGGTTTTCAg GGCGATTGGGTCTATCCGTATCGACCCGGGGACTATGCCACCCTGACGCGCAAGTATCTGGGCAGCCTGTACTGGTCGACCCTGACACTGACGACCATTGGGGACCTGCCCACGCCCGAGACGAATGCAGA ACCGAACTTTTCGGTGGACGGCCCGCGATCAATTCCGAGGCGAGGCATTAAATCGCGCCTGCTTCAATTCGGCTCTAGCTATGG ATATATTTTTACGATCGTTAGCTATTTGATTGGTGTTTTTATCTTCGCCACCATTGTGGGCCAAGTGGGCAATGTGATAACGAACCGAAATGCGAATCGCCTGGAGTTCGAGCGCCTGCTGGATGGGGCCAAGACGTATATGCGGCACCACAAG GTGCCCGGGGGGATGAAGCGTCGCGTGCTGCGGTGGTACGACTACAGTTGGTCCCGCGGAAGGATACAGGGTGGCGGTGACATCAATACCGCCTTGGGCCTCCTGCCCGACAAGCTGAAAACCGAATTGGCCTTACATGTCAACCTCAGCGTGCTGAAGAAGGTGACCATTTTCCAAGAGTGCCAGCCCGAGTTCCTCCACGATCTCGTGCTCAAGATGAAGGCCTACATCTTCACGCCGGGCGACTCCATCTGCCGAAAGGGCGAGGTGGCCCGCGAGATGTTCATCATCGCCGATGGCATCCTGGAGGTCCTCAGCGAGACGGGCAAGGTCCTCACCACCATGAAGGCTGGCGATTTTTTTGGCGAAATCGGCATCCTCAATCTGGACGGGCTGAACAA ACGCACGGCGGATGTGCGGTCCGTGGGCTATTCTGAGCTTTTCTCCCTGTCCCGCGAGGATGTCCTGGCGGCCATGAAGGACTATCCCGATGCCCAGGAGATCCTGCAGACCCTGGGTCGCAAGCGGCTGATGGAGGTGCGCTGCGTGAACAAGAAGTACGCCAAGGCCCAGAGCGACAAGGAGGCGGCGGCCTATGCGGCGGCCCATCCGCACCACCACCCAGCCCACCACCAGGGTCAGGTGCACCAGAGCGACAGCAGCGAGAACAGTGCCTCCAAGAAGATCGTCGACAAGCTGAAGCACGACGTCAAGGGCTTCCGGAATGTGCTCAAGAAGTCCAG GACCTCGCGGAAAAGCGATGAATCCCTAGAGATGCAACCCCTGCACAACACCTCGCCCCGTGGCAGTAAGATCCTGTTGAAGCGAATGTCGCGGGTGAGATCGGACGAAAAGGATGCGGACAGTGCCGAGGCCAAGGACGAGTTGCACGACAAGACGCCCAGCCCCATTGGGGCGGggctgccgctgctgcagcGCCTCCGGCTGCTCAAAGAGAAGCAG GATCGCGAAGAGCGAGCTGTTAAGTCCACACCACCACAGAAATCTCCACCTCACTCACATGTAACGTGTACGTTATCGCCGCAGGAATCGATCCAGGAGGAGCCCGAACGCGAGTTCAGCGAAGGCTTTCCCCTGATCCAGCGACTGCAGCAGTTGAAAATTAAGAACGAGCCGCAGGCAAACGCTGCCGAACCCGGCGTCGTCATG GTCAACACGCCGCCCAATATCAGCAGCAAGATAGATTCGCATTTTGGGGCCAGCCAGGGAGTTGGATCGGTTCCGGGACTAAATGGTGGAGGCATCTCGGCGCCGGGACAATCGCTGACGGTGGCCCAGATCAAGCCCATCATGAAGGTGTCGTTCAAGCAGAAGATCCAGCAGTTGCAGGGCGGCGGAGCAGCCAGCAGCTCCCCAGGGCCGAGTACCGGAGCCATTGCCAAGAAGGAGCCGCCCAAGTCACTGGCCCTGGTGGCCAAGCATGCCACATCCGACGATCCGGTGGCCACAGCTGGAGTGGGATTGGGAGCTGGCTCTGGCATAGCCACCATATCGAAAAGGGTGGTCAAACCCGCCCACAGGATGGCCACGCCACTGCAGTCCGACACGGACACTGATGGCACGCCCATCAAGCCGTGGTCCAAGCTGAAACTGGCCACCCTGATGTCCTCCAGCTACACAAGCTTGACCAATTGCTCGCCCGATGATCTGGCCTCGCCGCTGAAGAACTACTCGCTGAGCAACATACCCCAGCAGATGGAGACGCATACGCGACCACGCCACCACAGCGCCAGGAGCAGTTCAAGATCACCACGCCACGGGCATGGACATGGGcatcatcaccatcaccatcatcaGGGGCAGTCACTGGGTCAGGGGCCAAGCTCCACCAGCACAACGGGCTCGTCGCCTGGCCAAGTGAACCAGTTGGCCAGCAGTGCTGCCAAGAGGGATTGCCTGCGTCTCCAGAAGCCGGAGCAGCATCTGCCCGACGGCGAACTGACCGAACTGGGCGGCAATGGTCGCAGGAAGCTCTACCAGAGCGTCTTCGATCTCTCCCCGGAATATTGCGGTCTGCCGTTCGTCAAGCGCCTGAAGATCCTCAACGAGCGCCAGAAGTTGGCCGAACTGGAGAGGGCCCTCCAGACCCGCAGCTTCAGCCTGGACTGCTCCAAATCCGGGCCGGATAGCAAGGTGCCCATCTCGGAGTCGTTGTATCGCTGCTACAGCGACACCTCCGGCATCTATTCGCAGTTCCTCAGCACTTACGAGTCGACCACCAGCTCCACCTCGATATCCACCAATACTTCCGCTTCCGCATCGGCATCCGcctccgcatccgcatccgcttCGGATAGCAACTCCCGCCAGTTGCAGTATGTACCCCTGCCATTAAGTCCCGAATCCAATGAGACAATGGAGCGTCGCAAGCTGAAGAGTATACTCAAGAAGCTCCAGATGGGCGGTGgtcaggaggaggaggcgggtTCAAAGGTCAACGCCAGTGGCACCACCAAAAAGGGCCAGGGTTTGCCGGCGGAGCCGACCTTGGAAGG CCCGCCCGCCAGTGCCAAGGAGGAGTTGGAATCTCCCTTCGGCGGTGCTGCGGCGATCGGTTCggttaataataaaaataatggtTGCGGTACGGGTAACGGTAACGGTACGGGTACAAGCACGGCTACGATTAACGATAATAGTGCCAATGCGAGCAATTCGATATCGCGTCCGAACAACAGTGCGTATGCGTCGTGTCCTCCACCGGCGGTGgcatttccgtttccggtgCCGGTGCCGGTCACAGTTCCGATTGCCCCTGCATCCGGTGCAGTTCCACTTCCGCTGGGATCGGAGGCGGCGAATGTCTGGTCGCCGACGTTGACGTTGGTAACGCCCACGAATTCGCCGCAGGAGAGCTTCGCGTTTCCCGCCCAGCTTCAAAGGGAGGGGGAGTTGGGCGGCcacggaaacggaaacgggCGCGGGCTCGTTGGTGGCGTTGGCAGCGCCTCAGCGGTTGGAGCCTCGGCATCCGcgtccgcatccgcatccacaTCCGCCTCGTATGTCGTCGAGTGCTCATCGTCGTCGAATCAGATCCTCCATGCCCAGTCCACCACtgatttgaatttgaatttgcagcTCAGGCAGAACACGACCAGTGCGACCATGGGCGGAACGGGTCCAGGGCCCCGGCTCGAAG GCTTCCCGGAGGCTCAGGACTACTTCAATCAAATCCTGAGCGGCATCAATCACGTAATCAAGACGCACATGAACGAGATGCACTCCAAGTTCGAGACGCAGTTCTCCAGCATGGCGGGCGAGGTGCGACGCCGCGACGCAATCATTGCCCAGCTGCAGCTCAAGCTGCGCTCCATAGAGGCCAAGTCCTCTGGCCCAGTGGCATCCACATCCGCATCCTCTTCCGCCTTGGTTCTGCCACTCAGCAGGCGACATAAGCGCGAGAAGATGTCCCAGTTGTCTGTGGACGACGATGAACCGCCCGAGGAGGACAACAGTAGTTCGGGATCTTCAGCGGAGCTTCTATTTATG CGCGGTGATTCCCTGGACACGGTCTTCACCTCATCGCCGCCCATCCAGGGCGGCAGGCGCAGCATATCGCCAGGTCCAAGTCGTCATCATGCGGCCTCGGCGAACGCCCTGAACTGTCCGAGTAGCTACTACGGAGGACCCGGCTCCCTGAGCTCCCGCCACGCCCAAAGCCATCCCAGCTTCTACTCCGGCCAGGGCAATGGACGCAGTGGCCGCAGCAGTGGCTATCGCGAGTGGAGCGGCGGAGCGGACAGCCTGGGCAGCGGGAGCGGATCGAGCAGTGCCGTCATGGTGGCGGATGTTACGGGCAATCTGGCCCGATTGTCGGACAGCGTGATCCTGGACATTGGCGAGAGCTCCAGCTCGAGCTCCTCTTCCAGCAAGATCAACATAGCCGATGTGGATgacgacgaggaggaggaagaggaTCCAGCGGCGCGGCATCCTCGAGAGGAAGAGGACGTGGACGACGAcggcggtggtggtggaggCGGCAGATCGGCAAGCCACAATGACTGGGAGGTGCGAATGCTGGCCGCCGAAATGGAGCGACAGGAGCGCAAGCGGGGTCACTCCCTCTCCGACAATCTGGGTGAGCTGAAGCACTGCAGCACGTTCCTGCGGCGACGCCGGAAATTCAGCGACACGGAGACGGAGTTCAGCGAGACGGACATGGAGGAGCAGCTGGCCAGGTCGGGCAGCGGCTCCATGGACCCAAGTGGCTCGACAGTGGCGTCTGGCTCCGGGGCCGGTggatccacatccacatccgcgGGACATCCGAGTGGCAGCCAGCGACCCCGGGCATCCAGCTTGGATCAGTTCAACCTGCGCTACGGCATCGGGCGCGGAATCTTTAAAGCAATGAGCATCGACCGTGATAAAGACAAGCTTTGA